The sequence ACTCTATGTAATTTTGAAATCATCTTTTTATTCATCCCTCCAAAGGGCTCACCTTTCGGAGGAAAAGGATTTTGCTAAGATTCTTTCTTCCATTGATTATTTTCAAGCACCCAGGCTGTGTCTCCACTTCTCAAACTAATGAAATACCTGgaatctcaattttcttaacGGATTATTAGCCCCTGTGGTAGGTTGGAAAATAGccgccacccacccccacctcccgcaaagatatccatgtcctaatctctGAGTCATGTGAATGCTACttcaaatggcaaaaaaaaaaaaaacaaaaacaaaacaaagtgtcCTTGCAGACAAAGATAAGGATCTCAAGACAAGATGACCCTGGACTTAGGTTGGGCCCTAAATCTAATGACTAGAAGACAGGAGAAGGAGatcaaagatggagagatatatgtgGGAGACAACTCTGTGAAGACCCACGTGAAGGTGGAGGGAGAAACTGGAGTTATTCTGCCACAAACCAAAGaatgccaggagccaccagatGCTTGGAGAAgtgaggaaggattctcccctaaaaCTCCAGTGGGATTGTGGCCATGCCAGtatcttgatttcagatttctgctgCCAGAACTAACAGGGAATAGAGTTGTGTTGTTTTATCCAAACCAGTTTATGGCAATTTGTCACAGCAATCCTAGGAGACTGTTACTGGGGAAGATTTTAATTTCAGAAGATGTACTGGTTTCAGTGTAGGTGATAAactgtaagtaaataaataaacagtgagAAGATGCAGCAGAAGTTGACTGTGGTAATCTAAGTGAGAAAGATCAGTGGAAAATTGTATCCGCATGCTGAGAGAAGGGTAGCAGTGGAACTTAGGAGGTGAGTATTGTGTGATTCATTGGATGTGAGGATAATCAGTGGcattctcatttctttctggGAAACTGGGTGGACAGTCATGATATGTACTGTGAGGCAAGGAACATACAGGCAACAGAAAGATTGAGAGAGGCCACTGATGAAGTACAGTACATAGAATGTTGAATTTAAAGTTCAAAGTCATAATGTTCAGATGTCTCTTAAGCAGTTCAATATCCAGTTATAGACCACAGAAGACACATCTAGGCTAAAGAAATAAATCTGGGGCTCATCATGTATAGATGTCAACTTCAGGGTCTGGGAGATGGCGTTGATCAAGGAGAACATAGGGTGAGGTGATAAGGGGACATAAAGTAGGACCACGAAAAACCTCAACTTTTAGGAGACACTTAAAATATTTGAGAAGGTGTAGACAGAGGGTTCTCAGCTGTCCCAGGAGTTGTGCATATGGAGAACTTGGGACTCTCTGGAAGAATACCTATGGCCTGGGTGGGGTGTGGACGTGTGTTGCCAGTATAGGTGAGGAAGCCAAGAGTGGGTTTAGTAGATAACTTGatcattaaaaggataataggaAATACTACAAACACCAGTACACACACAAttaacaacttagatgaaatacaCCAACTCCTTAAAAACCACAAAGCACCAAAATTCATCCAGAATGAAAAAGATAGTCTGATAGGTCTACAATCAAGTTGAATTGGTAGTTACAaaccatttgaaaaagaaatttctaGGTACTGGTGGTTCCACTGaaaaaattctaccaaatatttaaaaaagaaataaaaacaattctatACATTTTCCTCCATAAAACTGAAGAGTGGGGAACATTCTCCAAGTTATTTTAAGAGgctctgatatcaaaaccagataaaggccatgcaaaaagtgaaaattatagaccaatatctatGATGAATACTCACATAagcatcctcaacaaaatatcagcaggttaattcagcaacatataaaaagaattacacagCACAAACTTGTACCCAGGGTCTGCTTGAACAGGATTTATCTTCACGAAGATGCTGAAGATGAAGCAATCTATTTTAACAGGTCCTAGAACAGGTCCAGTGAGAAAAGTCTTATGATAGTCTGGAAAGAGGCTTACATGACCTGGGCTTCTTGGGCAGCTCTGTTTTTCCTCACTCCTGCTTGTAattttcagtggttctcaactagagACCAGACTGCCCATAAAAGGGCTTTTGTCTGTGTAGGGGGAAggcatcttctttttcttttcctacacTTCCTTTTTGCTTGTCCCGTGTCCGGAAGGCATTTATATGTGTGTTGATAGGGACAGAGGTGTTCAGGTGTTGGTACTTGTGTGGTGTGCATTATGGTCTCACACAATGAAAAATTGTCCCAATCTCATGCCAGGACTGTTCCTTTTGAAGAACCTTGCTCTAGACAGTCTCTCAAGGTGGTGCTATTTACCATGTTTATCTCCCAAACTTCTACTGTCTATCCAGGCGTCTTTCCTGAGACATACATACCCAGATACCTGCTGGGCAcgacccctccctcttcccaggtACATCTCTCCGAATAGTCTCAGGAAGTGGTGACTCCATATCCTGGATCCACAATACTGCTCAATGCCAGCCACCCTGAGACAGGATCCCAGTTGTCCTTGGTATTCACCGTCTCCCTTCacttttccttattatttacATCCCTACTGGGCATCCATTGCCTCTGTTCTATTCTCTGTGACGACATTTTGGCTCGTGAGATATGCATGGCAACATAACGCATAATGATTATTTAATTACTAACTTGTTTATTTGCTTATGGCCTTTTTTCTCCACCATTTCTCCTCACTATGGATTGCAGAGACCACGTCTCTCCTTCTCATTTATTTCCCCAGGCACAATAACTGAGATGTAGTGTTTCATAAATAGTTGCATAATGAAGATGAAATGCAATCAATCATCTATTTTTAAGTGGATTCCTGTGAAAACTCTCCTAATtggtctctctgcctctgcttctCTACCTGCCCCCAACTCCAGACTTAACTCTGATTCCATTTGACTTTTCTAAAAGACACTCCTGACCCTGTTAGTCCTTGAGTACTGGCAGGCTGCACTGTGGGTCTGGACAGGACTAGAAGGTCTCCGGTTGCAGGAGTGTCTTTAGGCCTCAGTTGGACAGGCATGCACAGTGTCCCCTAGGGAGACTGAAGGGGTGAAGGGCCAGGGTTGtgtcctctcccccaccctcccaacTGCAGACAGCAGCACTGCCTGTCCTCActtcttattcttttctaattaaaaGGGGCCAGCCTGTCAAACAGTCCCAATGTGATTGGTTTCTCCCCTGACTGAGCtacttttctaaaatgcaaatctttcAGGCACATGATAGACATTgctcaatatttgctgaatgcatTAATGTAAGTTCTCTGTCTCGATTCCTTGGCCTGCAAGGCACTTGGGGCCCCTCTGGGGGCTCCAAGGTGGGGTTGCTGCCTATGTGGACAGGAAAGAGCCAGAAGGATTCACATTTCATTCGGGGCCTCTGGGCCTCTGCACTGTGAGCATGTACGCTGTCCACTGGAGGCTCTGGGGTGATCCCCCTCCCTCTGTTCGCTATGGAAACCAGTGCCAGGACAGGCCTCTCCTCCTATTCCTGAGTCTGCCAAGAACAGCCTATTCCACAGCTGTGTAATCTTTTCCACATTACAGAGTTTGAAGCAACTCACCAACAAAATTGTCCACACTAGAATATTTTAGGTTAAAAGTTCTCCATATAGTTCTTGCATCCATGGAACTTCTATTTACAGAATCTTGATTTAAAGAGTGGCCCTTCATGAGTTTTATGGGGAGAGATATTTTGCAACCTTCAGGGCTTTGCTTCTAAACTGCTGGCCCTGAGAGGACTCATTGCCCACATCGAATAGCGCCAACCCTGAAGATAACCAGTGAGCCTAAATTAGACAGTATTTGGCAAGGCATCACTGGAGCTCCAGACCCAAATCATGACCCTTGAATTAAAGAAGTTTTGGATGCCTCATGAGTACTGATTTCCTCTTCCACCCACAGTTGTCATCTGCCTTTTTATCTTATCTCTCTGAAGGCCTGCATCTCTGGGTTATGGAGAGGCACCTTATTAGGTGTTACTATCAAGCCATCAAGCTACTGACCTCTCCCATGACACATCTGCAGGTGCACTTTCTCTACTTAAGGGATATCCCAAGCTCtacttttctccaccccctctccatggattttctttttgttgggaAATGCACCCTCTTCAGCTGAACTTTTCCTGGAAGAAAATGATATCACATTAGCAGGTGTACAGTTGGGCTCCAAGGGTGAGCAGCACTAGGCGTTTACTCTGTACTTGGTTTCAAATTTGGCATCAGTTCTAAAGCTTTAAACCCTCTGAGTATAATCCCTCATAGTGGTTCCAGTCCACAGGCTCTGGGATAGTATTAAACAACCCTCCCAATAGAAGAAAGGTGTGGAGTGAGCTGTGGCAGAGGTAGGAGTTTACTGTTGACCATGGGAAACTTCACCAAAATGAGGACAAGTCCAGCTCAGGCAGCAGCTGAAACACAAGCAATTCTCTTGGGAATTGGGAGGGATTTGGGTGTGGTTGCCAACATGGGACCAGTCAGTTTCTgtgaaaggtgggggtggggtcctgTGAGAAGGTGAAGTTTCCACAGGAACAAATGTGGAGGTTGCAGCAGTCATAAGGGGAAGGAAGATCCTGGACAAACAGGGGGAAAGCCATCATACAAGTCTGTGCTAATAAATACGGCAATCTGTGTGATGGGATCctaatgaaacaaattaaaattacatcaaaattaCCCAAGGGAAGTTGAAACCAAAATCAATGACCATTAAAGCACTAAGAACGTCATTAGTATATTACCTTCAAGAAAGTTTCCACTGCACATGGATTGACTACCTTCTGCATTTCTCATTTATAACCCTTGGATTTGGTAGGGAATCaatcaatttttattattattcctcaGAATTCCAATCTCCCACATCTTTTTCAGAGTTTACACATTTTCTTGACTGTTCTCTCAGTTTACATTCTCGCACTTGTCCGAAAGCCAAATTGACACACCAGACTAGGTCTTGCTCAGGGACTCCATCTCTTAACTTGATTCTGGATATACCCAATTGAACATCTCCTAAGCTTAAGTTACCATCTTTCCCCTTAAACTTGCTCCTTGTCCAGTGCTCAtccatctccctcccctcctcaccaAGACCTTAGCCCAACAGGacgcctggggtgggggtggtgatcCTTGATGCCATATTCTAGCGGAGCCTCTACCCTCCACGGGGcctcactgccccccaccccccactccctcccGCCAGGCGCCCCGCCCGCCCGTCGCCTGCCAGGCCCGCGGACGCGCAGGCGCACTGGCCCGTCCCGCCGCCGCCCCGCCCTGCCCGGCCGCTGCGGAAGGCGCCGCGCGCAGCAACGCGCACTTCCTCTCTAGGAGTCCAAGGAGGGAGCGCAGACTCGAAGAGCTCCTGGACTAGGCGGCCGTGCCCTTGCCAGACGGAGCAGACATGTCCGAACAAAGTAAGGATGTGTGCGACCCCAACTTTGCAGCCGAGGCCTCCAACTCCGAGGTGCACAGCAGCCCCGGGGTTCCCGGAGGACCCTCTCTGCCCGCGTCTCAGGCCACGATCTTCCCAGGGCCGGAGAGCCCTCCCGTAGGCCCGCCCGACGCCCCTCTGGTCTCGCCGGCGCCCCAGGCCCCAAGCGAAGAGGGCGACCCGAAGGCCCTGCAGCAGGCCGCGGAGGAAGGCCGCGCCCACCAGGCCCCGAGCGCAGCGCAGCCCGGCCCGGCGCCGCCGGCCCCGGCCCAGCTGGTGCAGAAGGCGCACGAGCTCATGTGGTACGTGCTGGTCAAGGACCAGAAGAGGATGATCATCTGGTTCCCAGACATGGTGAAGGATGTCATCGGCAGTTACAAGAAGTGGTGCAGAAGCATCCTCCGGCGCACCAGCCTCATCCTCGCCCGGGTGTTCGGGCTGCACCTGAGGCTGACTAGCCTGCACACCATGGAGTTCTCGCTGGTCAAAGCTCTGGAGCCCGAGGAGCTGGACAGGGTCGCTCTGAGCAACCGCATGCCGATGACAGGCCTCCTGCTGATGATCCTGAGCCTCATCTACGTGAAGGGTCGCGGCGCCCGAGAGAGTGCCGTCTGGAACGTGCTGCGCATCCTAGGGCTGAGGCCTTGGAAGAAGCACTCCACTTTCGGAGACGTGAGAAAGCTCATCACCGAGGAGTTCGTCCAGCAGAACTACCTGAAGTACCAGCGCGTCCCCCACGTCGAGCCCCCTGAGTACGAGTTCTTCTGGGGCTCCCGGGCCAGCCGTGAAATCAGCAAGATGCAGATCATGGAGTTCCTGGCCAGGGTCTTTAAGAAAGATCCCCAGGCCTGGCCTTCCCGCTACAGGGAAGCACTGGAAGAGGCCAGAGCCCTGCGGGAGGCCAACCCCACTGCCCACTGCCCCCGCAACAGTGTCTCCGAGGACTAGCAAGGTCTGGAGGCAGATGGATGGTTTCTGCCCCTCACCAGGGCGGTggaagggtgggggtgggacatTAGAGTATTCAGGATTTACAGTGCAGTATTTCACGTGTAACTTTTAAGTTTTCAGTACAGtgcttttataccttttaatgCAATGATGTATTAATTTCAGTAATATTAGATAGAGTGTAGGATTCATGCATGTTTGTTTATAAGTAAGCTCAGTTGGTGCTTTTGCTTTTGTGCTACCTTTCTTGAATTTTTTGTACCAGAGACGTGCTAAACTTATGAAATACATTGAGACATTTTCCAtcttattcttttacatggaaCGGAGGATGTGTATTGGGTAGACTGGTCCTGGAGAGTTTGGAAGAACTCCCCAGAAAAGCTGGCATAACCAAGAGAAAAGTCAAGACCCCTGTCTTTGTGATCTCCCTGGGCGCAGGAAACATCAGTGTGGAGTGTGGTGATGTGGACTGAAACGGGCGCAACGTGGGCACACTTTACTAAACACAGATACAACCCCACCATGAGTAAACTTTAAAGTAAACATTAAAGATTCTTGTGATACAATCATTCATGGAAAAGTGTACTTTatctttttaacaaaatattatggGTTGGCAATGGGAATTACAAAATGTACAGATACCACTATTTCATCTAATAACGCGGGGACATCACTATTCATCATGACTCATAAATGTGTGAAgtgtatagttttattttcaaaatggaacTCACAAGTTCATTTCAGAACTTTGACAAATAGAGAAATGTATAAAAACCAAAACAGGGTCATAATCACATcacatagaaataataaatgttaatatttagaGTAATTTCCTCTCTTGCATTTctacattttatgaaaaataatagctGTTTTTGTGGGCACGAAAAGAGTGAGGCATTGTACTAAATCCTTtatgtgtattttctctttttatttaatcctcacaacagccttgtGAGGCAGGCACTTATTACATCTGCACCGTGGAGGAAATACAGGAACAAAGCAGGTAATTAACTTTCCCTAGATCGTAAAGTCTTCGTGCGAGGAGAGGCTAGGgtttggactcagactgaatgAGTCCAGAGCCTATACTTTTACCCGCCTGCCTCCAGCTGCTCCCCTACCTCCTGCCTTTTA comes from Balaenoptera ricei isolate mBalRic1 chromosome 2, mBalRic1.hap2, whole genome shotgun sequence and encodes:
- the NDN gene encoding necdin gives rise to the protein MSEQSKDVCDPNFAAEASNSEVHSSPGVPGGPSLPASQATIFPGPESPPVGPPDAPLVSPAPQAPSEEGDPKALQQAAEEGRAHQAPSAAQPGPAPPAPAQLVQKAHELMWYVLVKDQKRMIIWFPDMVKDVIGSYKKWCRSILRRTSLILARVFGLHLRLTSLHTMEFSLVKALEPEELDRVALSNRMPMTGLLLMILSLIYVKGRGARESAVWNVLRILGLRPWKKHSTFGDVRKLITEEFVQQNYLKYQRVPHVEPPEYEFFWGSRASREISKMQIMEFLARVFKKDPQAWPSRYREALEEARALREANPTAHCPRNSVSED